The nucleotide window ACCCTCAGCCTGCTCGAACGCATGGGGGTCCAATCCCAGCGTCCCGGCCCCCAACAAGTCACCTTGCACGCCCACCAGGTCCACAGTCAGGAAGCCCCCTACGATCTGGTCAAGACCATGCGCGCCTCCATCCTGGTGCTGGGGCCGCTGGTGGCGCGCTTCGGCCAGGCGCGCGTCAGCCTGCCAGGGGGCTGCGCCATCGGCCAGCGCCCCGTGGATCAGCACATCAAGGGCCTGGCCGCCATGGGTGCCAGCATCCACATCAACCATGGCTTTGTCGTGGCCCAGGCGCAGCGCCTGCGTGGCGCCAATATTCTCACCGACATGGTCACCGTCACAGGCACCGAAAACCTGCTGATGGCGGCGACGCTGGCCGAAGGCCGCACCGTGCTGGAAAATGCCGCCTGTGAACCCGAAGTCATCGATCTGGCTCAGGTCCTGATCGCCATGGGCGCCCACATCGAAGGCCATGGCACCGACCGCATTGTCATCGAAGGCGTAGAACGCCTGCACGGTGCCCACCACCAGATCGTGCCCGACCGCATCGAGGCCGGTACCTTTCTATGCGCCGTGGCGGCCACCGGCGGCGACATCACCCTGCGCCGGGTTGCGCCCGACACCCTGGGCGCCGTGCTGGAT belongs to Castellaniella sp. and includes:
- the murA gene encoding UDP-N-acetylglucosamine 1-carboxyvinyltransferase — its product is MDKLLIQGGRPLQGEVTISGAKNAALPILCAALLTDEPLVLDNVPALRDISTTLSLLERMGVQSQRPGPQQVTLHAHQVHSQEAPYDLVKTMRASILVLGPLVARFGQARVSLPGGCAIGQRPVDQHIKGLAAMGASIHINHGFVVAQAQRLRGANILTDMVTVTGTENLLMAATLAEGRTVLENAACEPEVIDLAQVLIAMGAHIEGHGTDRIVIEGVERLHGAHHQIVPDRIEAGTFLCAVAATGGDITLRRVAPDTLGAVLDKLRDAGLHITTGPDWIRARMSNRPRATGFRTSEYPGFPTDMQAQLMALNTVAEGTAVITENIFENRFMHVQELCRMGADIEIDGHTAVVQGHSGLLGATVMATDLRASASLVIAGLAAQGQTTVERIYHLDRGYEHMEHKLQALGADIQRIQ